From the Mycobacterium sp. DL592 genome, the window GGCATCATCCCCGGACCGGGTGCGGTCGCATGCGCGGCTCCGCTCGGGTCGGAGAACCCGGCGATCGGCGGCCCGGACGGCAGTTCACGGCCCTCCCGCACAGCGTCGGCCAGAGCGACAAGGTCGTCGTCCTCCAGATACTCCGGCAGCGGGGCGGCATGGCGCACCAGTTCCCATCCGATCGGGGCGGTGATGCGGTTGGCGTGGCCGATGCACAGATCCCACGAGTGCGGCTCGCGATTGACCGCCAGCGGTCCGACGACGGCCGTGGAATCGGAGTAGACGAACGTCAATGTCGCCACCGCGTAATGGGGGCACGCGGGCCTGCAGCAGCGACGGGCAACATTCACGCCGTGAGGCTATCGCGCGGCAATTGCAGGTGACGGGCGGACACGCGCAGCGGCGGAGGCGTCGATTCCCAACCGTTACGATCGCTCGGTGGCCGATTCCCGCAGTTCCCGGCGCGGTGGTCGATCCGGCGGTGGCGCCGGGTCCCGCCGCGGGCGCGAGATGCGCGGCCCGTTGTTGCCCCCGACGGTACCGGGCTGGCGCAGCCGTGCCGAGCGGTTCGACATGGCGGTGCTCGAGGCCTACGAGCCCATCGAGCGGCAGTGGCAACAACGGCTCACCGCGTTGGACGTCGCGGTCGACGAAATCCCCCGCATCGCACCCAAAGATCCCGACAGCGTGCAGTGGCCGCCGGAAGTTGTGGCGGACGGACCGATCGCGTTGGCGCGGTTGATCCCGGCCGGGGTCGATGTTCGCGGTAACTCCACGCGAGCCCGAATCGTGCTGTTTCGCAAGCCGATCGAACGCCGAGCCAAAGACTCGATCGATCTGACGGACTTACTGCATGACATTCTGGTGGCTCAGGTGGCCACCTATCTCGGGGTCGAGCCGTCGGTCATCGACCCGAGTCTTGACGACGACTAGATGATGCCGCGCTTGAGGCGACGGCGCTCCCGCTCGGAGAGCCCGCCCCAGATGCCGAAGCGTTCGTCGTGCGACAGGGCATAGTCAAGGCACGCGTCCTTGACCTCGCAGCCCAGGCAGATTCGCTTGGCCTCTCGGGTGGAGCCACCCTTCTCGGGGAAGAACGCCTCAGGGTCGGTTTGGGCGCAGAGCGCCTTCTCCTGCCACTGCTCGTCTCCCGGTTCCATCGGGATCACGTCGATGGGATCGGGCACCAAACTCAAGTGAGCGCGCGCCGTTACCCCCGTGTTCTCCGAGCCGGTAATGGTGTGCGGGGCCCCGAGCGCTCCAATGAAGTGCTGATAGGACATTTCCGCCTCCTCACCTGGTTTCGTAGATTCCTGCATGTCGCCCACTATTCGAGTGTGGCCATCCCAATTCGAACATCTGGTCGAATCTCGGTCTGCGACACCGAAAACGGCAGGTGGACCGCGAAATGACACTGGTGTGATTAGACACGCCTATGAGAGTCCGGTCAAGCGAAAGAACCAAAATTGATACCACTTTCCTCGGACAATTCGGCGAGTCGATGCCCCGGCGTGT encodes:
- a CDS encoding DUF3499 domain-containing protein, with the translated sequence MNVARRCCRPACPHYAVATLTFVYSDSTAVVGPLAVNREPHSWDLCIGHANRITAPIGWELVRHAAPLPEYLEDDDLVALADAVREGRELPSGPPIAGFSDPSGAAHATAPGPGMMPSAMQHPTTSGRRRGHLRVLPDPAD
- a CDS encoding metallopeptidase family protein encodes the protein MRGPLLPPTVPGWRSRAERFDMAVLEAYEPIERQWQQRLTALDVAVDEIPRIAPKDPDSVQWPPEVVADGPIALARLIPAGVDVRGNSTRARIVLFRKPIERRAKDSIDLTDLLHDILVAQVATYLGVEPSVIDPSLDDD
- a CDS encoding WhiB family transcriptional regulator — its product is MSYQHFIGALGAPHTITGSENTGVTARAHLSLVPDPIDVIPMEPGDEQWQEKALCAQTDPEAFFPEKGGSTREAKRICLGCEVKDACLDYALSHDERFGIWGGLSERERRRLKRGII